In the Anaerolineae bacterium genome, one interval contains:
- a CDS encoding DNRLRE domain-containing protein, translated as MIPMELGARERHEAGRWRQRWIGLGMSALVLGVLLALAAGSLLLSDRAAADVRGMPASLASRQDVPITTTVVLQQGLNGYAGVEDTFIASTDADANFAGDTYVRLHSDGRMKGLLRFDLSAIPSQALIVSATLEMMIYYPSGSFSPLTISAYPISTTWNVHEVTWRQAAAGKPWGAPGCMDTTTDRAPTPAGSATVSQSGVYRMDLTPAVAGWVAAPDTNHGFLMVAQGPVSTQINQASSEFVTLSSRPKLTITYVLTGPVPTFTPTATRTASPTATPTPRAYVTSTYLSNSPCMAVGPDYDNKPGYTDHGYVFVFWEGQPTTARLWLQQANADGEHSIYVNGRKVGRSARDSRGSVCVAGTGYYYYWDFDPAYLVKGYNVISITHDAVYWDNWGVNAGYIVVGGDISVPEKRVITYTSTYDQKPRNAILQIPLGYDPTIPVPLLVSLYGLGETMTDGWKRYALEANARGWLLLVPDQRQNTISPAVRQDIIDAVNWVKNYYLVDSSRIYLAGVSMGGNKALVMAAQYPQIFAAVVAHRPITNLSQWYYETTSFRKGWLEAELGGKPNEVPFEYQRRSPYSQVQNFRHVPVALTHGTLDTVVPVSHSISMYEALMADQAEHAFLYTYEGGHSDDGPYDGNWTLNFLSQWELNAHPTDIAIRADSSRSYYWLDIRQIYNEDHWTLVEAGYSPDSGVITATVTDHRPVQIGFHLTDMGLNDAINYTVEDYVPETGAYSIYSIFPVNGWLYVSMDGGVHRLTLSPGSVTPPSDRLYRMGVEGYAGAQDAYISQWSPTSNFGSAAQLWVRADNVAVSLLRFDLSDIPPEAVVKAAVLQLKVVQSGTTDQRQMEIGAYRLRRPWDATQTTWQRPRAGESWGLAGCNDTSADRDAEPVDTEVITRTGQTVVLSLTDLVQGWVAEPASNYGLVLRGGGTQSGVYALASSEWTNITERPALRVIYTIPTPTPTPTVTPTPTETWTPTPTPTATVTRTPTPTPTVTGTPPASATPTSTPTPTPTATVEPGLYGSIAGIVWLDHNSNGIWDAGEITLPAVEVRLEDLAGQVLRRTATREGGMYVFVDLLPGTYRVIQTNLLGYISITPDEVEVAVESGKVSVVNFGDRLPARQHLPLLFRAQ; from the coding sequence ATGATCCCAATGGAGCTGGGCGCGCGAGAACGGCATGAGGCCGGCCGTTGGCGGCAGAGGTGGATTGGCCTGGGAATGTCTGCGCTGGTGCTGGGCGTACTGCTGGCCCTGGCGGCCGGCAGTCTCCTCCTCTCGGACCGGGCGGCGGCGGATGTGCGGGGGATGCCGGCGTCCCTGGCGTCCCGGCAGGATGTTCCCATCACCACCACCGTGGTCCTTCAGCAGGGGCTGAACGGCTACGCCGGCGTGGAGGACACCTTCATCGCCAGCACGGATGCGGATGCGAACTTCGCCGGCGATACCTACGTCCGTCTCCATTCCGATGGGCGGATGAAGGGCCTGCTCCGCTTTGATTTGTCCGCCATCCCCAGCCAGGCCCTTATCGTCAGCGCGACACTGGAAATGATGATTTACTATCCGTCCGGGAGCTTCTCCCCCCTGACCATCTCCGCCTATCCCATCAGCACCACCTGGAACGTCCACGAGGTGACCTGGCGCCAGGCGGCCGCCGGCAAGCCCTGGGGGGCGCCGGGCTGTATGGACACCACGACAGACCGTGCGCCCACGCCGGCCGGCTCCGCCACCGTGTCCCAGAGCGGGGTCTACCGCATGGACCTGACCCCGGCGGTGGCCGGCTGGGTGGCCGCCCCCGATACCAACCACGGCTTCCTGATGGTGGCCCAGGGACCGGTCTCCACGCAGATCAACCAGGCGTCCTCCGAGTTCGTGACCCTCAGCTCGCGGCCGAAGCTGACAATAACCTATGTCCTGACGGGACCGGTGCCCACCTTCACGCCGACGGCCACGCGCACCGCCAGCCCGACCGCCACGCCCACCCCGCGGGCGTATGTGACTTCCACGTACCTGAGCAACAGCCCGTGTATGGCGGTGGGGCCTGATTACGATAATAAGCCGGGGTACACGGATCATGGGTATGTCTTTGTCTTCTGGGAGGGACAGCCCACCACCGCCCGCCTGTGGTTACAGCAGGCCAACGCGGACGGGGAACACAGCATCTATGTCAACGGCCGGAAAGTAGGGCGCAGTGCACGGGACAGCCGGGGCAGTGTCTGTGTGGCCGGCACCGGCTATTACTATTACTGGGACTTCGATCCAGCGTACCTGGTGAAAGGATACAATGTCATCAGCATCACCCATGACGCGGTGTACTGGGACAATTGGGGGGTGAACGCCGGCTATATTGTGGTCGGCGGCGATATCTCCGTGCCGGAGAAGCGCGTCATCACGTACACCAGCACGTATGACCAGAAGCCGCGCAATGCCATCCTGCAAATCCCCTTGGGCTATGACCCGACCATCCCCGTGCCCCTGTTGGTGTCGCTGTACGGCCTGGGCGAGACGATGACGGATGGCTGGAAGCGCTACGCGCTGGAGGCCAACGCGCGCGGCTGGCTGCTGCTGGTGCCGGACCAGCGGCAGAACACCATCTCGCCGGCGGTGCGGCAGGACATCATTGACGCCGTCAATTGGGTCAAGAATTATTACCTGGTAGACAGCTCGCGCATCTACCTGGCCGGCGTCTCTATGGGCGGCAACAAGGCCCTCGTGATGGCGGCCCAGTACCCCCAAATCTTCGCCGCGGTGGTGGCCCACCGCCCCATCACCAACCTGAGCCAGTGGTACTACGAGACCACTTCATTCCGCAAAGGATGGCTGGAGGCCGAGCTGGGCGGCAAGCCGAACGAGGTGCCCTTCGAATATCAGCGGCGCTCCCCCTACAGCCAGGTGCAGAATTTCCGCCATGTGCCGGTGGCGCTCACCCACGGCACGTTGGATACGGTGGTGCCGGTCAGCCATTCCATCTCCATGTATGAGGCACTGATGGCCGATCAGGCAGAGCATGCGTTCTTGTACACGTACGAGGGCGGGCACAGCGATGATGGGCCGTACGACGGCAATTGGACGCTCAATTTCCTCTCCCAATGGGAATTGAACGCCCACCCGACCGATATTGCCATCCGCGCCGACTCGTCCCGCTCCTATTATTGGCTGGACATCCGGCAGATTTACAACGAGGATCACTGGACGTTGGTGGAGGCCGGCTATTCCCCGGACTCCGGCGTCATCACCGCCACGGTGACCGACCATCGGCCGGTGCAGATCGGCTTCCATCTGACTGACATGGGGCTGAACGACGCAATAAATTACACGGTGGAAGATTATGTGCCGGAGACCGGCGCGTACTCCATCTATTCCATCTTCCCGGTGAACGGCTGGCTCTATGTGTCCATGGACGGTGGGGTGCACCGCCTCACGCTCTCGCCCGGCAGTGTGACGCCGCCGAGTGACCGGCTGTACCGTATGGGGGTGGAGGGGTACGCCGGCGCGCAGGATGCCTACATCAGCCAATGGAGCCCGACCTCCAACTTTGGCAGTGCGGCCCAGCTCTGGGTGCGGGCAGACAACGTGGCGGTCTCCCTGCTCCGCTTCGACCTTTCGGATATCCCCCCGGAAGCGGTGGTGAAAGCCGCCGTCCTGCAGTTGAAAGTGGTGCAGTCGGGCACCACCGACCAGCGCCAGATGGAAATCGGCGCCTACCGGCTGCGCCGGCCGTGGGACGCCACACAAACCACCTGGCAGAGGCCGCGCGCCGGCGAAAGCTGGGGGCTGGCCGGCTGTAACGACACGAGCGCCGACAGGGATGCGGAGCCGGTGGACACGGAGGTCATCACCCGCACCGGCCAGACAGTGGTGCTCTCCCTGACCGACCTGGTGCAGGGATGGGTGGCGGAGCCGGCCAGCAACTACGGCCTGGTCCTGCGGGGCGGCGGGACGCAGTCCGGGGTATATGCCCTGGCCTCCTCGGAGTGGACGAACATCACGGAGCGGCCGGCCCTGCGCGTCATCTACACTATACCCACGCCGACCCCCACGCCCACCGTGACGCCTACACCGACGGAGACCTGGACGCCCACACCCACCCCGACGGCAACGGTCACGCGCACGCCTACACCTACCCCGACCGTGACCGGCACGCCGCCGGCCAGCGCCACCCCGACATCCACCCCCACCCCGACGCCTACGGCGACCGTGGAGCCGGGACTGTACGGTTCCATCGCCGGCATCGTCTGGCTGGACCACAACAGCAACGGTATCTGGGACGCCGGCGAGATCACCCTGCCGGCGGTGGAGGTGCGCCTGGAAGACCTGGCCGGCCAGGTGCTCCGCCGCACCGCCACGCGGGAAGGAGGCATGTACGTTTTCGTGGACCTCCTGCCAGGGACGTATCGGGTGATCCAGACCAACTTGCTGGGCTATATCTCCATCACCCCGGATGAGGTAGAGGTAGCGGTGGAATCCGGGAAAGTGAGCGTTGTCAACTTCGGCGATCGCCTGCCGGCGCGCCAGCATCTCCCCCTGCTCTTCCGCGCCCAGTGA
- a CDS encoding B12-binding domain-containing radical SAM protein: protein MRVLFVYPDIGGVEHYGARKYYHGIGYISAVLKRAGHTTNLLYLTEEPERDAFLAQVRALAPAVVAFSATTHQYPAVEQCASWLKEAVPEVFLIAGGVHPTLAPEMVARSPALDALCVGEGELPMLELAERLERGEDVSDIQNLWVRRQDGWRRNPLRPLLQALDELPFADREIFDFDAILAANAGWVDMLAGRGCPYRCSYCCNPGLQERYRGLGRYVRYRSVENILAEIEALAERYPVRMLNFQDDTFTLNRRWALDFCEAYAARFRFPFWINTRVERILGNEELVRALARAGCAGVRIGLESGNEQMRREVLKRGMTNEEIRQAFRLLRRHGLRIYTCNMLGLPGETPEMIEETIALNRELAPDDLQFSVFYPYPMTELYERVVREGMLKGERTLWGYYSPESVLELPTLTPAQLAEKYRRFEQLKAELHLRRRHPWRYRLRRAVLWLLGGDEERLRKVLDFVRGRKRGKIGLQLKRILPKLWTCLCIMIPIGNGWEIAVM from the coding sequence ATGCGAGTGCTGTTCGTGTATCCGGATATCGGCGGTGTCGAGCATTACGGCGCCCGCAAATATTACCACGGCATCGGCTATATCTCGGCGGTGCTGAAGCGCGCCGGCCATACCACCAACCTGCTCTATCTGACGGAGGAACCGGAGCGCGATGCGTTCCTGGCGCAGGTGCGGGCGCTGGCGCCGGCGGTGGTGGCCTTTTCCGCCACCACGCACCAGTACCCGGCGGTGGAGCAGTGCGCGTCCTGGCTGAAGGAGGCGGTGCCGGAGGTCTTCCTCATCGCCGGCGGCGTCCACCCCACCCTGGCGCCGGAGATGGTGGCGCGCTCGCCGGCGCTGGACGCCCTGTGCGTCGGAGAGGGGGAACTGCCGATGCTGGAGCTGGCCGAGCGCCTGGAGCGGGGAGAAGATGTCAGCGACATCCAAAACCTGTGGGTGCGCCGGCAGGACGGCTGGCGGCGCAACCCTCTGCGCCCGCTCCTTCAGGCGCTGGATGAGCTTCCTTTCGCGGACCGCGAGATATTCGACTTCGACGCCATCCTGGCGGCCAACGCCGGCTGGGTGGACATGCTGGCCGGCAGAGGCTGTCCGTACCGCTGTTCGTACTGCTGTAACCCGGGCCTGCAGGAGCGCTATCGCGGCCTGGGGCGCTATGTGCGCTATCGCAGTGTGGAGAACATCCTGGCCGAGATCGAAGCCCTGGCAGAGCGCTATCCTGTGCGCATGCTGAACTTCCAGGATGACACCTTTACCCTGAACCGCCGCTGGGCGCTGGATTTCTGCGAGGCATATGCGGCGCGCTTCCGCTTCCCCTTCTGGATCAACACGCGGGTGGAGCGCATCCTGGGCAACGAGGAACTGGTGCGGGCGCTGGCACGGGCCGGCTGTGCCGGCGTGCGCATCGGCCTGGAATCGGGCAACGAGCAAATGCGGCGCGAGGTCCTGAAGCGCGGTATGACCAACGAAGAGATCCGCCAGGCCTTCCGGCTTCTGCGCCGGCACGGCCTGCGGATTTACACCTGCAACATGCTGGGACTGCCGGGCGAGACCCCGGAGATGATCGAGGAGACCATCGCCCTGAACCGCGAGCTGGCGCCCGATGACCTGCAGTTCTCGGTCTTTTATCCCTACCCCATGACGGAGCTGTATGAGCGCGTGGTGCGGGAAGGGATGTTGAAGGGCGAGCGCACGCTGTGGGGATATTACAGCCCGGAGAGTGTGTTGGAACTGCCGACGCTGACGCCGGCGCAGTTGGCCGAGAAATACCGGCGCTTTGAGCAGTTGAAGGCGGAACTGCATCTGCGCCGGCGGCATCCCTGGCGCTACCGCCTGCGCCGCGCCGTCCTCTGGCTCCTGGGCGGGGACGAAGAGCGGTTGCGGAAGGTGCTGGATTTCGTCCGAGGCCGCAAACGGGGTAAAATAGGGT